One genomic segment of Polyangiaceae bacterium includes these proteins:
- a CDS encoding S-layer homology domain-containing protein: MRTNFGVWAALALTLGCSSGETEGEPTVGVVATELSSIDCKESTDTGYSSGKPFPITVVSVDGKKVETNTANAYYVMAQAADKAGVTLKIISGFRTMAQQQYLYGCYVNCNCNNCNLAAKPGYSNHQSGHALDLNTSSSGVLSWLDANAAKFGFKRTVPSEDWHWEWWSGGPGGGPCGADPEPAACTPTPVPAAQNELFKDMAAGSLGYAESKLLYQAGITTGCSKSPLMYCPSCSLTRAQAVTFLVRAEGLDTKSPPAIPSFTDVPKTSTYYASVEAAAAAGITKGCSATEFCPDSPVTRAQMAAFLVRARGWSGAKPPTPSFSDVPATHTFYGDIETLKAKCVTSGCSPDKYCPDDDVTRAQAAVFVAKAYDLDDINSCFDNPAPPGGGGSGGFAGAPPEGGAGGGSSGAASGGTAGSSWTEGGVLGTGGDTSSGGASATPKAGDGDAGGCGCRLSSSAPSGAWTLLLAAVFGFRRRRPRFSTRNAVHRG, from the coding sequence GTGCGAACGAATTTCGGCGTTTGGGCGGCGCTCGCGCTGACCCTGGGCTGCTCGAGTGGCGAGACCGAAGGCGAACCCACTGTGGGAGTCGTCGCGACAGAGCTGTCGAGCATCGACTGCAAGGAATCAACGGATACTGGCTACAGTTCCGGCAAGCCGTTCCCCATCACGGTCGTATCGGTAGATGGCAAGAAGGTCGAAACGAACACGGCGAATGCCTACTACGTGATGGCGCAGGCCGCCGACAAGGCCGGAGTTACGCTGAAGATCATCAGCGGCTTCCGCACCATGGCGCAGCAGCAGTACCTCTACGGCTGCTATGTCAACTGCAATTGCAACAACTGCAACCTCGCGGCCAAGCCGGGATACAGCAACCACCAGAGTGGTCACGCGCTGGACCTCAACACCTCCAGCTCTGGTGTGTTGAGTTGGCTCGACGCCAACGCCGCCAAGTTCGGCTTCAAACGCACCGTGCCGAGCGAAGACTGGCACTGGGAGTGGTGGTCAGGGGGCCCAGGTGGCGGCCCGTGTGGCGCCGATCCCGAGCCTGCGGCTTGCACGCCAACGCCGGTTCCTGCGGCTCAGAACGAGTTGTTCAAGGACATGGCTGCCGGTAGTCTCGGCTACGCTGAATCCAAGCTGCTGTACCAAGCGGGCATCACCACGGGCTGCTCGAAGTCGCCATTGATGTACTGCCCGAGTTGCTCACTCACCCGGGCTCAGGCCGTTACCTTCCTCGTGCGGGCCGAAGGGCTCGACACCAAGAGCCCACCCGCCATACCGAGCTTCACCGACGTGCCAAAGACGTCGACGTACTACGCGAGCGTAGAAGCTGCGGCGGCTGCTGGCATCACCAAGGGTTGTTCGGCCACGGAGTTTTGCCCCGACAGCCCTGTGACTCGCGCGCAAATGGCTGCCTTTCTCGTGCGCGCACGCGGTTGGAGCGGAGCCAAACCGCCGACGCCGTCCTTCAGCGACGTGCCCGCCACGCATACCTTCTATGGCGACATCGAGACGCTCAAGGCGAAGTGCGTGACCAGTGGCTGCAGCCCCGACAAGTATTGCCCCGACGACGACGTGACCCGAGCGCAGGCCGCCGTGTTCGTGGCGAAGGCGTACGATCTGGATGACATCAATTCCTGCTTCGACAATCCGGCGCCCCCGGGTGGCGGGGGTAGTGGGGGATTTGCCGGAGCGCCACCCGAAGGCGGCGCCGGGGGCGGCAGCAGCGGCGCCGCGAGCGGAGGCACCGCCGGCAGCAGCTGGACCGAGGGTGGCGTGCTGGGAACTGGTGGGGATACGTCCAGCGGTGGCGCCAGTGCCACACCGAAGGCAGGGGACGGCGATGCTGGGGGGTGCGGTTGCCGCCTGTCCAGTTCTGCGCCGTCGGGCGCCTGGACGCTGCTCCTGGCCGCCGTCTTCGGCTTTCGCCGACGCCGTCCGCGATTCTCGACGCGGAACGCAGTGCATCGCGGGTGA
- a CDS encoding glycosyl hydrolase family 28-related protein gives MPRRFSTAIALWLLVPAAAGAQNSRLWGANGELWSPTSRLPDFSHAGYRDGESLPLSPTATVNVRDHGATGDGSTDDTAAFQAAIDASVGTVLVPKGRYRIHDILTINRSGVVLRGEGPDASGSVLLIDRSLADVLGPNEAWSYSGGFLRIEGGGAGATLAQIAEPALRGDGELRVSSGSGLTTGQLVELVLTDDDSRSLGWHLHAERVGPGDCSYQMPLRMEWPVQVAGVTADTVELRQPLRTDLRMSWTPTLVALDPIQEVGIEQLRIEFPDVPYAGHLKEPGYNAIFITNGVANAWVRHVTVVNADSAFLLERHVKNVSFEHVQLEGREGHHGFNLNQVADVLIRDFRVRNEWRHTITVDHRTNGSVVSRGSSDVPMSLDHHRDSPFENLFTELTASNYFSGGSACAGPNAGARNTYWGLAAPMQPPPLWSRTQSNVIGQLAVPDSLTEEREWVENLAPVEPPNLHEAQLAARMCGAPENACIRYQWAAESGACREEARANGSECPGGSCKGGSCVEPTTSSAPDDSGPGCGCRVQRQRGSDGALGWSLLMGLLIRRRRTRTTAQEKRAAFQFRAARCAPRCRACCCRLRAARRRTALRHPCRPTDRETRERSPTEERGARTP, from the coding sequence ATGCCCCGGCGCTTCTCGACAGCGATCGCGCTCTGGCTGCTCGTCCCGGCCGCGGCCGGAGCGCAGAATTCTCGACTGTGGGGTGCGAACGGTGAGCTTTGGTCGCCGACGAGCCGCTTGCCCGACTTTTCGCACGCGGGGTATCGCGATGGGGAATCGCTACCGCTGTCACCTACTGCGACCGTCAACGTGCGCGATCACGGCGCAACCGGTGACGGGAGCACCGACGACACGGCGGCCTTCCAGGCCGCCATCGACGCCAGCGTAGGGACTGTCTTGGTGCCCAAAGGGCGCTATCGCATCCACGACATCCTCACCATCAACCGAAGCGGGGTCGTGCTTCGCGGCGAGGGTCCGGACGCGAGCGGTAGCGTGCTGCTCATCGACCGCAGCCTGGCGGACGTTCTCGGCCCAAACGAGGCCTGGTCCTACAGCGGGGGCTTTCTGCGCATCGAGGGCGGTGGCGCCGGGGCGACCTTGGCCCAGATAGCGGAACCAGCGCTGCGCGGCGACGGCGAGCTACGCGTCAGCAGCGGCAGCGGACTGACGACGGGGCAGCTGGTGGAGCTGGTGCTCACGGACGACGACTCACGTAGTCTGGGCTGGCACCTGCACGCCGAGCGCGTCGGTCCCGGTGACTGCAGCTACCAGATGCCGCTGCGCATGGAGTGGCCGGTGCAGGTGGCGGGAGTGACCGCTGACACGGTCGAGCTGCGACAACCGCTCCGCACCGACTTGCGCATGAGTTGGACGCCCACGCTGGTCGCCCTCGACCCGATCCAGGAAGTCGGAATCGAACAGCTCCGCATCGAGTTCCCCGACGTTCCCTACGCCGGCCACTTGAAGGAACCAGGCTACAATGCGATTTTCATCACCAACGGTGTCGCCAACGCGTGGGTCCGTCATGTGACGGTGGTGAACGCCGACAGCGCGTTCCTGCTCGAGCGCCACGTGAAGAACGTCAGCTTCGAGCACGTGCAACTCGAAGGCCGTGAGGGGCATCACGGCTTCAACTTGAATCAGGTCGCCGACGTCCTGATTCGTGACTTTCGCGTGCGGAACGAGTGGCGGCACACGATCACGGTCGATCACCGCACCAACGGCAGCGTAGTGTCTCGAGGCAGCAGTGATGTGCCGATGAGCTTGGACCACCACCGGGACTCGCCGTTCGAGAACCTGTTCACCGAGCTGACGGCCAGCAACTACTTCAGCGGTGGCAGCGCATGTGCCGGCCCCAACGCCGGCGCTCGAAACACCTATTGGGGGCTAGCGGCGCCCATGCAACCGCCGCCGCTGTGGTCACGGACGCAATCCAACGTCATCGGCCAGCTGGCGGTGCCCGACTCACTGACCGAAGAGCGCGAGTGGGTCGAGAACCTGGCGCCCGTCGAGCCTCCCAACCTCCACGAAGCGCAGCTGGCCGCGCGGATGTGTGGGGCGCCAGAGAACGCGTGCATCCGCTACCAATGGGCTGCAGAGAGCGGTGCGTGCCGCGAGGAGGCCCGCGCCAATGGCAGCGAATGTCCGGGGGGAAGCTGCAAAGGGGGTAGTTGCGTGGAGCCGACGACGTCATCCGCGCCCGACGACAGCGGCCCTGGGTGTGGCTGCCGTGTTCAACGGCAAAGAGGCAGCGACGGTGCGTTGGGTTGGTCCCTGCTCATGGGCTTGTTGATTCGGCGGCGGAGGACTCGAACCACTGCGCAGGAAAAGCGCGCCGCGTTCCAGTTTCGCGCCGCACGCTGCGCTCCGCGATGTCGAGCTTGCTGCTGCCGCTTGCGGGCAGCGAGACGGCGAACAGCTTTGCGTCACCCATGTCGACCGACGGATCGGGAGACTCGAGAACGTAGCCCAACCGAGGAACGTGGCGCACGTACACCGTGA
- a CDS encoding RtcB family protein gives MTQLPNKTRAWLAEPLGADVRASIERIARVDDVARIALMPDVHLAENVCIGAVVASRAGLYPDAVGGDIGCGMAAVRLGLHAGVVNRHSARRLLEGFARAVPSNRFGQKRALPPEMRDAQLSTPALCKALERTGRVQLGTLGSGNHFLELQAEEDGTLWLVVHTGSRGLGPEIRRHHLSAGEAVGAGLRRLPADSQSGVDYLNDHDVAVRFASLSRRRILEAAVAVLNDVFQTDAEWDTEVTCTHNWVRRETHGGEELWVHRKGAMSAGEGEPGIIPGSMGTESFLVTGRGHAPALCSCSHGAGRAMSRGVARRRITVAKLEREMDGVWYDQALGKRLVDEAPSAYKPIAAVMRAQRDLTRITHRLRPVLSYKGV, from the coding sequence GTGACGCAACTTCCGAACAAGACCCGAGCCTGGCTCGCCGAGCCGCTTGGTGCGGACGTGCGCGCATCCATCGAACGCATCGCGCGGGTCGACGATGTGGCGCGCATCGCCTTGATGCCCGACGTACACCTGGCAGAGAACGTGTGCATCGGAGCCGTCGTGGCGTCGCGGGCCGGGCTGTATCCGGATGCGGTGGGGGGCGATATCGGATGCGGCATGGCTGCGGTGCGTCTCGGCCTTCACGCGGGAGTGGTGAATCGCCACTCGGCGCGGCGCTTGCTGGAAGGGTTTGCTCGCGCGGTGCCCAGCAATCGCTTTGGGCAAAAGCGCGCGCTTCCCCCGGAAATGCGCGACGCGCAGCTGTCCACGCCCGCGCTATGCAAAGCACTCGAGCGCACGGGACGCGTACAACTCGGCACCCTGGGTAGCGGCAACCATTTCCTGGAGCTGCAGGCCGAAGAGGACGGAACGCTGTGGCTCGTGGTGCACACCGGATCTCGCGGCTTGGGCCCGGAGATCCGACGACACCATCTGAGTGCGGGCGAAGCCGTTGGCGCAGGCCTGCGGCGACTTCCGGCCGACAGCCAGAGCGGTGTCGACTACTTGAACGATCACGACGTGGCGGTTCGCTTTGCATCCCTGAGTCGTCGGAGAATCCTGGAGGCGGCCGTCGCGGTGCTGAACGACGTGTTCCAGACCGACGCCGAGTGGGACACGGAGGTGACCTGCACGCACAACTGGGTGCGTCGCGAAACGCACGGCGGCGAAGAGCTCTGGGTTCACCGCAAGGGAGCCATGTCGGCAGGGGAGGGGGAGCCCGGAATCATCCCCGGCTCGATGGGAACCGAGAGCTTCCTCGTGACAGGGCGTGGCCACGCCCCCGCGCTCTGTTCCTGCTCGCACGGGGCGGGGCGCGCCATGAGTCGAGGAGTGGCACGTCGACGCATCACCGTGGCCAAACTCGAGCGCGAGATGGACGGTGTCTGGTACGACCAGGCCCTCGGCAAGCGTCTCGTGGACGAAGCGCCCTCCGCCTACAAACCCATCGCCGCCGTGATGCGCGCCCAACGCGATCTCACCCGCATCACCCACCGCCTGCGCCCAGTGCTCAGCTACAAGGGGGTGTAG